The proteins below are encoded in one region of Elgaria multicarinata webbii isolate HBS135686 ecotype San Diego chromosome 8, rElgMul1.1.pri, whole genome shotgun sequence:
- the MRPL43 gene encoding large ribosomal subunit protein mL43 — translation MTGRGTPSRFLASVLRNGLGRYVCQLQRLTLTLSRDAQSCRGAREYIEEKVVDFARQNPGIVVYVAPKKCRVPTVVAEYLNGTVQEQTLTSNTADEIADIIRKLTSQSGLEIIRIRKPFHTDNPSIQGQWHPFTNKPSALNVEAVGHQRLQSPEK, via the exons ATGACCGGCCGGGGCACTCCGAGCCGTTTCTTGGCCAGCGTCCTGCGCAACGGCTTGGGCCGCTACGTGTGCCAGCTCCAGCGCCTCACCTTGACTCTCAGCCGGGACGCTCAGAGCTGCCGGGGCGCCAG AGAATACATCGAAGAAAAGGTGGTGGACTTTGCCAGGCAAAACCCCGGGATTGTGGTCTACGTTGCCCCAAAGAAGTGCAGGGTCCCCACGGTGGTCGCTGAATACT TGAATGGAACTGTGCAGGAGCAGACTTTAACCAGCAACACAGCAGACGAGATTGCAGATATCATCCGCAAGCTGACCAGCCAATCTGGCCTGGAGATCATCCGTATCCGAAAGCCTTTCCACACAGATAACCCCAGCATCCAAGGCCAGTGGCACCCCTTCACAAACAAGCCCAGTGCACTCAACGTGGAAGCCGTGGGTCATCAGCGCCTCCAGTCCCCAGAAAAATAG
- the TWNK gene encoding twinkle mtDNA helicase codes for MWFPTCSLRVLPRHGCFGGRWIFAGSHACRQYKKETLPSPEGPIPPVTVTEIRQYLRAQGISFHDGYSCLHVPSIFVEEPQQVRKNYSLFIDKTTGRFVCTTTLVEGDWRDFQASVELRHKGMAVGDLEKGDGQRDQAGEDARHIWERALPLSELLDEQEMEEAKAAFGISNVSNATLKRFGVRYLRTARTLVFPWFSPRGTSLKGLKLLGVEHQGNIVRYVENTLPRPSAYHNLFGLPLISRRDTEVILTGRELDTLVLHQVTGLPSLALPRGISCLPPALLPYLEQFKRITLWLGEDLRSWEAAKLFARKLNPKRCSLVRPSDQQLRPLEAFTQGMNITKILRTALPAGHKSIISFRQLREEVFGELANVEQVAGVKWTRFPELNKLLKGHRKGELTVFTGATGSGKTTFISEYALDLAIQGVNTLWGSFEINNVRLAKIMLTQFALGRLEEQLDKFDEWADKFEDLPLYFMTFHGQQNIKTVIDTMLHAVYMYDISHIIIDNLQFMMGQEQITVDRLAVQDYIVGAFRKFATDNSCHVTLVIHPRKEDEERELQTASIFGSAKASQEADNVLILQDRKLVTGPGKRYLQVSKNRFDGDVGIFPLEFSKTSLTFSTPIKGKAKLKKVKDDTDEPPKKAPAAAGGASKKQRSPSASKPAPVISPDEPVKS; via the exons ATGTGGTTTCCCACATGCTCCTTGCGGGTTCTTCCTCGTCACGGGTGCTTTGGGGGTAGGTGGATTTTTGCAGGCAGCCATGCTTGCAGACAGTACAAAAAGGAGACCCTTCCGTCCCCAGAGGGGCCAATCCCACCTGTTACGGTCACAGAGATCCGCCAGTATCTCCGGGCACAGGGCATATCTTTCCATGATGGCTATAGTTGTCTTCACGTGCCCAGTATCTTTGTGGAGGAGCCGCAGCAGGTGCGCAAGAACTACAGCCTGTTTATTGACAAAACGACAGGCCGCTTTGTCTGCACAACCACATTGGTTGAAGGTGACTGGCGAGACTTCCAGGCCAGTGTAGAGTTGCGGCATAAAGGGATGGCTGTGGGTGACCTGGAAAAGGGTGATGGGCAAAGGGACCAAGCTGGGGAGGATGCCAGACACATCTGGGAACGAGCCCTGCCTCTCTCTGAACTGCTGGATGAGCAGGAGATGGAGGAGGCCAAGGCTGCTTTTGGCATTTCTAATGTGTCAAACGCCACTCTCAAACGCTTTGGTGTGCGTTATTTGCGGACTGCTCGAACCTTGGTTTTTCCGTGGTTCAGCCCCCGTGGCACCAGCTTGAAGGGGCTaaagcttctgggagttgagcaCCAAGGAAACATAGTACGGTACGTGGAGAATACTCTACCTCGCCCAAGCGCCTATCACAACCTCTTTGGGCTGCCACTGATCAGTCGACGAGATACAGAAGTGATACTGACTGGCCGGGAGCTCGATACTTTGGTGCTGCACCAGGTGACTGGGCTACCCTCTCTGGCCCTGCCCCGTGGGATTTCCTGCCTCCCCCCAGCCCTCCTCCCCTACTTAGAACAGTTTAAGCGGATCACCCTGTGGTTAGGGGAGGATCTCCGTTCCTGGGAAGCTGCCAAGCTCTTTGCCCGCAAACTGAACCCTAAACGTTGTTCATTGGTGCGGCCAAGTGACCAGCAACTCCGGCCCTTGGAAGCTTTCACCCAAGGCATGAACATCACCAAGATTCTGCGCACGGCCTTACCAGCTGGCCACAAGTCCATCATTTCATTTCGCCAGCTACGTGAAGAGGTGTTTGGGGAGCTGGCCAATGTGGAGCAGGTGGCTGGAGTCAAATGGACTCGTTTCCCAGAACTGAACAAACTCCTCAAGGGCCACCGTAAAGGGGAGCTCACAGTATTCACAG GTGCAACGGGCAGTGGAAAGACAACCTTCATCAGTGAATATGCCCTAGACCTCGCCATACAAGGGGTGAACACTTTGTGGGGCAGCTTTGAGATCAACAATGTGCGCTTGGCCAAAATCATGCTTACCCAGTTTGCCTTGGGAAGGCTGGAGGAACAGTTGGACAAGTTTGACGAATGGGCAGACAAGTTTGAAGATCTCCCGCTTTACTTCATGACTTTCCACGGTCAACAGAATATCAA AACAGTGATTGACACGATGCTGCATGCTGTGTATATGTATGATATCAGCCATATCATCATTGACAATCTGCAGTTCATGATGGGCCAGGAGCAGATCACTGTAGACAG GCTTGCTGTTCAAGACTACATTGTGGGTGCCTTCCGGAAGTTTGCCACAGACAACAGCTGTCATGTGACTCTGGTAATTCACCCCCGGAAAGAAGATGAAGAGAGAGAGCTGCAGACAGCCTCAATTTTTGGGTCTGCAAAG GCCAGCCAGGAAGCCGACAATGTGCTGATTCTGCAGGACAGGAAGTTGGTGACGGGCCCTGGCAAGCGCTACCTGCAGGTCTCCAAGAACCGCTTTGATGGGGATGTGGGCATTTTCCCCTTGGAGTTCAGCAAAACATCCCTCACCTTCTCGACCCCCATCAAAGGCAAAGCCAAGTTGAAGAAGGTAAAAGATGACACTGATGAGCCCCCCAAGAAAGCTCCAGCAGCTGCTGGTGGGGCGTCTAAGAAGCAACGGTCTCCGTCAGCCAGCAAGCCTGCCCCAGTGATCTCTCCTGATGAACCCGTCAAATCATGA